The window TGCCCCTCAGTGGTTCATCGATACTGGCACAGCGACTGTTCCGCCTCCCATCTTACCGCAACCCGCTCATTTCCAACAGACATCGCAAACGCGAGATGACTCCCGCTGAGAGGAAAGATGCCTCCTATTGGGACAAGCGGCAGAAAAACAATGAGGCCGCCAAGCGTTCCCGAGAGAAGCGCCGACTGAATGATTTCATGCTGGAGGATCAGCTCTTGGCGCTGAGCAAGGAGAACGCTCAGCTCAGAGCAGAAGTGTTGAGTCTGCAGTATCACATTGGACGAGGCCTGGATGTGGGTCATCCAATGACGCCCTTCCACTATCCCATTCCATCCCATCTCAAGCCTTCCTTGTGGGGTTTTGCTGCCAGCAATGCTCCCCTTCCAGCAGATGGGCCAGAGCTGTACCACTGTTGGCCACAGTATGGGACTTGCTCTGGCCCACCAGTTAGCTTCTCTCCACTGATTTCCCCCTTAAGAATTCTGCCTAAAAGGGTCAACATACCTTCAAAGATTAATCACCCAGACGACAAGCTGTCAAATCAGTCCATTCCCAATACTGAGTCAGTAGAGCAGGACCAAGCAGCTCACCCACAAGTCTCCTCCAGCAATGACCCACCGAGCCACCCACAACAGCTCCCAGCCCAAAGAGCAGCTGCgtcttcacattcttcttcgcAGCACCCTTCTCAACTTGCCCAAAGCTGGCTGCTGCCCGGGTTGAGCCACCACACAACCCAGCACAACAACCAGCTGTTACCCTGGGGCTCATCATCCCTACACCAAACTCCCCTTCATCCCAGCTGGCCGCTGTCCTACCCTCTGTCCCTAAGAGACCCCGATGAATCTCTTAATGAAGCACGGTCCCTCAGGAACTTCAACAGCAGGTTCAGCGTGCTGTCTGCTGAGATCTTACAGCTCAGA of the Myxocyprinus asiaticus isolate MX2 ecotype Aquarium Trade chromosome 49, UBuf_Myxa_2, whole genome shotgun sequence genome contains:
- the LOC127438309 gene encoding basic leucine zipper transcriptional factor ATF-like 2, producing MTNMRGPEHLAEVCLLSSTGEISTSKDKPANLKGLLPLSGSSILAQRLFRLPSYRNPLISNRHRKREMTPAERKDASYWDKRQKNNEAAKRSREKRRLNDFMLEDQLLALSKENAQLRAEVLSLQYHIGRGLDVGHPMTPFHYPIPSHLKPSLWGFAASNAPLPADGPELYHCWPQYGTCSGPPVSFSPLISPLRILPKRVNIPSKINHPDDKLSNQSIPNTESVEQDQAAHPQVSSSNDPPSHPQQLPAQRAAASSHSSSQHPSQLAQSWLLPGLSHHTTQHNNQLLPWGSSSLHQTPLHPSWPLSYPLSLRDPDESLNEARSLRNFNSRFSVLSAEILQLRRILSTENS